One window from the genome of Nicotiana sylvestris chromosome 9, ASM39365v2, whole genome shotgun sequence encodes:
- the LOC138877398 gene encoding uncharacterized protein: MAIDMNVQELLVTGDSDLLIHQELRRRFAKTEFQHVPRVQNEFADALAALSSMIQHTDKNLIDPIPMKVHNQLAYCAHVEEKADKNPWFCDIKEYLAKREYSELANHTKK; the protein is encoded by the exons atggccattgacatgaacgtgcAAGAGCTGCTAGTGACTGGAGATTCAgatttacttatacatcag gaattgagaaggAGGTTCGcgaagacggaattccaacatgttcccagagtccaaaatgagttcgctgatgcattggctgccctatcatccatgatacaacatacGGATAAGAAtctcattgatcccattccaatgAAAGTTCATAATCAgctagcttactgtgcccatgttgaagagaaAGCAGACAAAAATCCTTGGTTTtgtgatatcaaggaatatttggcaaaaagagAGTACTCGGAGCTTGCCAATCATACTAAAAAATGA